The nucleotide sequence GCGCCAAGCGACTTTGCCCAATCCAGTGTAAGATGCATCGAGTTCTCGTCAGTATAATCGGTTTTCCCGTTCTGACTAGCCATCATATCCGAAGCCACGAGCCAACCGCTTGGACTCCAATCGAAAATCGTTGACAGCACATAGGCAGCCGAATTCTCAATTACGCTCGCACCAATCCCCCGACATAACATTCCGATGCCGTCAGAAGCCGCATCTTGAGGTTCAAACACATTCGACCAACCGGTCCAAGTATAGATGACCGGCACATCAACAACTTTCTTTACTGCGCTCGCCAAATTTCGGGCACGGCGAGCGCTCGCTCCTCGCATAATCTCTTGAATATCGTGCCAGTATTTACATTTCCCAATCTCAACTTTATAAAGCTTGTCGTTCTGGCTGTCCCAAAGGATGTTCGTTCCCCTGCCCCGCGAGAACATTGGCATTACTCGAGCAGCGATTTCATAAGAAGGCAAGTCGTATTCGGTAAGACCCCAGGCCGCATTCAATTTGCCTATCGAGGAATAATTCTTGCGCAATGCACGCTCGAACTCGGAACGGAAAAGCTTTGAATCCGGAACAAAGTCACGTTCTGGGTCCATCCACTTCACACGGCGGCCAAGCGGGTCAAGAAAACCGCGAAAACCTTTGCCGAACTTTAATGAGAGCAAGGTAGAAAGCAAATTATCACGCTGTATGTCATATTTCTCCCAATAGTCAGGCAATAAGCCTTGCGGGAAGTGGGGATAAATCAATAAGACATATGCCCCGGAATCGCGCGGGCGAAGTTGAATTCGAAATAGCCCATCGGTTGGGGTTACTTTTCCAAATTGGACAACAGTGGCATCCGTTTTATCGACTAAAGCAAAGATCGCGCTATCGGCTTTGGGAATACGAATGTTCTGTACACCTGCATCGGAAACGTTTGGAACTCGATAGGATTGGGGGGTGACTTGATAACCGGAAGTAAGCGGTGGGTCGGCGCCCATCGCCAGCATATATTTGAACCCTTGCTTTTCACATAAGTTAATCGAAGCCTGCCAGGCTGAATTCGACATCTCGCCCGGCGCAAGCGGCATTTCAAGAATCACATCACTCAAGCCGGCCTGCTTTATCTCCGCATAGCGCGCTTCGTCAATAGGATCGGTAATTCGAAGCCAAATACCAACAGGGACATATGGCATGTTGTCCCAAATGAGTGAACGGGCAAAGTTGATAGTCCAGGAATGTTTATCTCCCGCGCTATCGGTAAATGTGCCCTGCCGTTCACTGCCGAAAGCCGATAACATAAAAATTAGAAGCACAAACAAGCATACAACATACTTAAAACGCATATAAACCATATCTCTCACCACTTTATATCGGGAAAACTATCACCCATTTTTGGGTTGAACGGTTCCCCACCGGGCTAAGAATTTCGGATAATCGACTACCTGGTTCGTTTCAATCGACTCGAAGATAGCCTTCTCGACCTGCAGTACATGCCGCCCCTGCTCAACGGTCATTGGAGGCTCGGTGTCATTTCGAATCGCATCGCACAAAGCAACCAACTCATCATAATGCCCCATATAACCATGAGGGCCACGAGTGTCTTTAAAATGGGCATCGGGGTTAAAAGGGGTTGAATCCGGACCCGCGAAGATAAACGCCATGTCATCACTAGTTAGGTTTGTGCTCATATGGCACTCTTTAAAACGCTTTGACAGATAAACGCATCGGTCTTTACCGAAGAGTTGGAAGGAGAACTTGCTCATGCTCGCGTTATAGGCAGTACCATGCTGGATATAACTTGCTTGAGAGCCATCAGCGAAGCGCAGTGTTGCGATGAAACTATCAGCGGGCAGATGCTCATCCATACCGTAATAATGTCCCCCTGTTGCATAGACTGTCTGAATGGGGGCATCGTGAAACTTGTGGACGATTAAATCGAGATTATGACAAGCCTGGCCAGAGACTAAATCATTACACTGGCCATAAGTAATCCAGGGGTTTGGCAGAAGTTCTTTCGCTCGTTTAGCGCCGGGGGATAGCCTGAAGCATAAACCGATAATATACTTGATCTTCGACTCACGGACAGTACGTTCGAGTTCTAGAGCATCCTCGACTTCGATAGCAATCGGCTTTTCCATAAAGATATGCTTACCGGCCTTCGCCGCAGCAATCCCTAATGATGGATGAGCCTGTTCCCCCGTTTGAATAAGAACGCCATCAAGGCTCTTATCAGCGAATAATTTTCCGGGGTCTTCGGTGGTATATTCACCGCCAAAGTCAGAGAGGAACTTCTCTGCCTTCTCCTTAACAATATCGGCGTAAGCGACTACTTCCATACCGGGGATATACTTCGAGTTCAAGACATGAAGCGTCCCCATCCCACCGCAACCTACAACACCAAACCTTAATTTCTCCAAAACTCACCCTCCTGTCAAAAACCTCTCCCCTATTATGGCTCAGATGCACACCCTTGCGTCAGACGGTCGGCTTTGGAGGGTTGTTTCTGTAAGTTATGTACTATCAAAATGGTATTGATTTTAAACCTCATCATTTCAACCTGGCG is from bacterium and encodes:
- a CDS encoding Gfo/Idh/MocA family oxidoreductase yields the protein MEKLRFGVVGCGGMGTLHVLNSKYIPGMEVVAYADIVKEKAEKFLSDFGGEYTTEDPGKLFADKSLDGVLIQTGEQAHPSLGIAAAKAGKHIFMEKPIAIEVEDALELERTVRESKIKYIIGLCFRLSPGAKRAKELLPNPWITYGQCNDLVSGQACHNLDLIVHKFHDAPIQTVYATGGHYYGMDEHLPADSFIATLRFADGSQASYIQHGTAYNASMSKFSFQLFGKDRCVYLSKRFKECHMSTNLTSDDMAFIFAGPDSTPFNPDAHFKDTRGPHGYMGHYDELVALCDAIRNDTEPPMTVEQGRHVLQVEKAIFESIETNQVVDYPKFLARWGTVQPKNG